Proteins encoded in a region of the Streptomyces akebiae genome:
- a CDS encoding DUF5133 domain-containing protein yields the protein MLLPAKNEVARHLRRYRTWERVMLASPTDRAARDSFEASGYTLCVLMGKRCAREAVAAAERYLQTSLPTYLQEQGDRPQQEPTGKTRKDRTGKDRTGKDRGRKDRSGKAAGKTRTGESRSATGGPPSGRRSTAEL from the coding sequence ATGCTGCTGCCCGCCAAGAACGAGGTGGCCAGACATCTGCGGCGCTACCGCACCTGGGAACGCGTGATGCTCGCGTCCCCGACCGACCGCGCGGCCCGGGACAGTTTCGAGGCCTCGGGCTACACACTGTGCGTCCTGATGGGCAAACGCTGTGCCCGCGAGGCCGTGGCGGCCGCCGAGCGCTATCTGCAGACGAGTCTGCCCACCTATCTCCAGGAGCAGGGCGACCGTCCTCAGCAGGAACCCACCGGAAAGACCCGTAAGGACCGGACCGGCAAGGACCGGACCGGCAAGGACCGGGGCCGCAAGGACCGGAGCGGCAAGGCGGCCGGCAAGACCCGGACCGGCGAGAGCCGTTCCGCCACAGGTGGTCCGCCGTCCGGTAGGCGTTCCACGGCGGAACTCTAG